A genomic region of Deltaproteobacteria bacterium contains the following coding sequences:
- a CDS encoding 2-isopropylmalate synthase: MNYVKIFDTTLRDGEQSPGASMNVEEKVIIAKQLARLGVDIIEAGFAISSPGDFEAVQRIAHEVEGPIVCSLARAKPEDIDKAWEALKGAPKPRIHTFISTSDIHLKHQFKMTRDEAKKRAIEMVKRARGYVEDVEFSPMDASRSEPAYLYEVLEAVIDAGAATLNIPDTVGYAIPSEFGALIKGIKENVPNIDKAVISVHCHNDLGLAVANSLAAVMNGARQVECTINGIGERAGNASLEEIVMILRTRKDILNLATTINTKEIYPTSRLISSITGIMVQPNKAIVGDNAFAHESGIHQDGLLKEKTTYEIMRPESVGIAQSKLVMGKHSGRHAFKTRLKELGYELSDEDLNKAFERFKTLADQKKEVFDEDIEAIVADELLRIEIPERFKLDKLNVVSGTESVPSATVEMFIDGRHIKEAGFGDGPVDAVYKTIAKITKTKSKLLRYSVNAITGGTDAQGEVTVRLQEDEHIVLGQGAHTDIIVASARAYINAINKLEYKKREKKVRVV; the protein is encoded by the coding sequence ATGAATTATGTCAAAATATTTGATACCACCTTAAGAGACGGCGAACAATCACCGGGCGCTTCTATGAATGTAGAGGAAAAGGTAATCATTGCAAAGCAACTGGCAAGGCTCGGTGTGGATATAATTGAGGCAGGCTTTGCCATTAGTTCCCCCGGTGATTTTGAGGCTGTCCAGAGGATTGCCCATGAGGTAGAGGGACCTATTGTATGCAGCCTTGCGAGGGCAAAACCAGAAGACATAGACAAGGCATGGGAGGCTTTGAAAGGCGCTCCAAAGCCGCGCATCCACACATTTATATCAACATCAGACATCCATCTTAAGCATCAGTTCAAAATGACAAGGGATGAGGCAAAGAAGCGGGCTATTGAAATGGTTAAAAGGGCAAGGGGATATGTTGAGGATGTTGAGTTTTCACCAATGGATGCTAGCCGTTCAGAGCCTGCATATCTCTACGAAGTCCTTGAGGCAGTGATAGATGCAGGGGCAGCAACATTGAATATACCGGATACTGTGGGGTATGCAATCCCATCAGAGTTTGGGGCATTGATAAAGGGAATCAAGGAGAATGTTCCAAATATAGATAAGGCAGTAATAAGTGTTCACTGCCATAATGACCTTGGGCTTGCTGTTGCAAACTCCCTTGCCGCTGTTATGAACGGTGCAAGACAGGTTGAATGCACAATAAACGGGATTGGCGAAAGGGCTGGGAATGCATCTCTGGAAGAGATTGTTATGATATTAAGGACAAGAAAGGACATACTCAATCTTGCTACCACAATTAACACCAAAGAAATATATCCAACCAGCAGGCTTATTAGCAGCATCACAGGGATTATGGTCCAGCCTAATAAGGCGATTGTTGGGGACAATGCCTTTGCCCATGAGTCAGGGATTCATCAGGATGGACTCCTCAAGGAAAAAACAACCTATGAAATAATGAGGCCCGAATCTGTTGGCATTGCCCAATCAAAACTTGTAATGGGTAAGCATTCAGGAAGACATGCATTCAAGACTCGTCTCAAAGAACTTGGCTATGAACTATCAGATGAGGATTTAAACAAGGCATTTGAGAGATTTAAAACCCTCGCTGACCAGAAAAAAGAGGTCTTTGATGAGGACATTGAGGCAATAGTTGCTGATGAGCTCTTGAGGATAGAGATACCAGAGAGGTTTAAACTGGACAAGTTAAATGTAGTGAGCGGAACTGAATCTGTGCCAAGTGCAACTGTGGAGATGTTTATAGACGGGAGGCATATAAAAGAGGCTGGTTTTGGCGATGGCCCTGTTGACGCTGTTTATAAGACGATTGCAAAAATCACAAAAACAAAGAGCAAATTATTGCGTTATTCAGTCAATGCCATAACAGGCGGGACTGATGCGCAGGGTGAGGTTACTGTTCGGCTTCAGGAAGACGAACATATTGTTTTAGGGCAGGGGGCGCATACTGATATAATAGTTGCAAGCGCAAGGGCATATATAAACGCCATTAATAAACTGGAATATAAAAAGAGGGAGAAGAAGGTAAGGGTGGTGTAG